The genomic region GCGCGAAGCACGCCTGGTATAAAGATGAAGCGCCTCAGGCACCGTGGGAAGGCACCACTATCCCGGAATATGATGGATGGTCAGACGACGGCAAATACTCGTGGGTTAAAGCCCCGACCTTCTACGGTAAAACGGTAGAAGTCGGCCCGCTGGCGAACATGCTGGTGAAACTGGCTTCCGGACGTGAGTCCACCAGGGCGAAGCTGAATGAAATCATTGCTATTTACCAGAAGCTGACCGGCAAAACCATTGAAGTGGCGCAATTGCACTCTACGCTGGGCCGCATCGTGGGTCGTACGGTTCACTGCTGCGAACTGCAGGGTATTTTGCAGAACCAGTACAACGCCTTGATCGCCAATATTGGTAAGGGCGACCATACCACCTTCGTTAAGCCGAATATCCCGGCAACGGGCGAATTCAAGGGCGTAGGCTTCCTTGAGGCGCCGCGCGGTATGCTCTCTCACTGGATGGTGATCAAAGACGGAATTATCAGTAACTATCAGGCGGTTGTACCGTCCACATGGAACTCCGGTCCACGTAACTTTAATGACGAAGTTGGCCCTTACGAGCAGTCGCTGGTGGGTACGCCAATTGCCGATCCGGAAAAACCGTTGGAAGTGGTACGTACTATTCACTCTTTCGATCCTTGTATGGCGTGTGCGGTGCACGTGGTAGACGCTGACGGGAATGAAGTGGTATCAGTGAAGGTTCTGTAATGCGGATTTTAGTCTTAGGGGTCGGCAATATTTTGCTGACCGATGAAGCCATCGGCGTTCGTATCGTTGAAGCATTAGCACAGCGATACGCATTACCGGATTTCGTTGAAATCCTGGATGGCGGAACGGCGGGAATGGAGCTTCTTGGCGACATGGCGGACCGGGATCACTTGATCATCGCGGATGCCATTGTCTCAAGAAAAAACGCGCCGGGAACGATCATGGTCTTGCGCGATGATGAGGTTCCGGCACTGTTTACCAACAAAATCTCTCCGCATCAGCTTGGTCTGGCCGACGTTCTGTCGGCCCTGCGCTTCACCGGTGAGTTCCCGAAAAAATTGACGCTTGTGGGCGTCATTCCGGAATCACTGGAGCCGAATATCGGTTTAACGCCGACGGTAGAAGCGATGATTGAACCTGCGCTTGAGCAGGTTCTGGCCGCGCTGCGCGAATCGGGTGTGGAAGCCATTCCTCGGGAGGCGGCACATGTCTGAAGAGATTCCAGGATTCCCGGTGGCCCCGAGGGCGGAAGTCCAGACCGCGTTTGAAGCTATTGCTCAGCGTTCGATGCACGATCTTTCGTTCCTGCATCCTTCAATGCCCGTGTATGTCTCTGACTTCACGCTGTTTGAAGGGCAGTGGACGGCAAGTGTGATCACCCCATGGATGCTGAGCGCACTGATTTTCCCAGGTCCGGATCAGCTCTGGCCGTTGCGCAAGGTCAGCGAAAAGCTCGGATTGCGTCTGCCCTATGGTGAAATGACGTTTACCGTTGGCGAACTGGATGGGGTATCACAATATCTCTCTTGCTCGCTGATGTCCCCGCTCAATCACAGCCTGTCGGCGGAAGAAGGAGTACGACTGGCGGACGACTGCGCACGTATGCTGCTCTCGCTGCCGGTCAGCAATCCTGACGCTCCGCAGACCAGTCGCCGGGCGTTGCTGTTTGGGCGTCGGAGCAGTGAACATGCATGAGCTGTCGCTTTGCCAGAGCGCGGTTGAAATCATTCAACAGCAGGCTGAGCAGCATAGTGTTAAGCGCGTCACCGGCGTCTGGCTGGAGATTGGCGCGCTTTCCTGCGTTGAAGAGAGCGCAGTACGCTTTAGTTTTGACATTGTTTGCCAGGGGACGGTCGCGCAGGATTGTGAGTTGCATATCGTCTATAAACCGGCTCAGGCGTGGTGTTGGGATTGCAGCCAGGTGGTTGAAATTTCTCAACATGATTCGCAGTGTCCGCGCTGTCAGGGCGATCGTTTGCGGATTGAAACCGGCGATTCGCTGAAAGTGAAAAGTATTGAAGTTGAATAAACCTCTGGGTGGTTAATTATGTGTATTGGCGTTCCGGGTCAGGTTCTGGCGGTGGGTGAAGATATTCACCAGCTTGCGCAGGTTGAAGTTTGTGGCATTAAACGTGATGTCAATATTGCCCTGATTTGCGAAGGTAACCCAGCCGAGCTTGTCGGGCAGTGGGTGCTGGTGCACGTGGGGTTTGCTATGAGCATCATTGATGAGGATGAAGCCCAGGCCACGCTAGACGCGCTGCGCCGTATGGATTACGACGTGACCAGCGCGTGAATTAGATTGTTTTCGCCCGTAGGCCTGATAAGCATAGCGCCATCAGGCGTTGTGACGCCGGATGGCGGCGCCAACGCCTTATCCGGCCTACTGCTTATCTTCCGTATTGTTCTCAAAATCGCTGGCGTCATGCCGCTCGTGAAGCTGTTCGTTCAGCGGGCCGTTGGTCCGGTTGACGATTTTCCCACGTATCACCGCCGGGCGCTCTGCAATCTCTTTCGCCCAGCGCTGCACGTTCTTGTAGCTGCCCGCGTCGAGAAATTCTGCGGCATCGTAAACGTTGCCCAATACCACATTGCCGAACCACGGCCAGATCGCCATGTCGGCAATCGTATATTCATCGCCCGCAACAAATTGATGCTGGGCTAACTGTTTATCCAGCACGTCCAGCAGGCGCTTGGCTTCCATCGTGAAGCGGTTGATCGCGTACTCGATCTTCACCGGCGCATAGTGGTAGAAATGGCCGAAGCCGCCGCCGAGGAACGGGGCTGCGCCCTGTAACCAGAACAGCCAGTTCAGGGTTTCGGTGCGCTTAGCCAGATCCTGAGGCAGGAAATAGCCATATTTCTCTGCCAGATAAAGCAGGATCGATCCTGACTCAAACACGCGAACCGGTGGGGTTTGCGAGCGATCGAGCAGTGCCGGGATCTTCGAGTTCGGGTTAACCTCAACAAAGCCGCTGGAGAACTGGTCGCCTTCGCCGATGCGGATCAACCACGCATCGTATTCCGCGCCGCTCACGCCTTGCGCCAGCAGTTCTTCCAGCATGATGGTGACTTTCTGACCGTTTGGTGTGCCCAGCGAGTAAAGCTGAAGGGGGTGTTTGCCGACCGGCAGCGTTTTATCGTGAGTCGGGCCGGAAACCGGACGGTTAATATTGGCGAACGCGCCGCCGTTGGATTTATCCCACGTCCAGACCTTCGCGGGTTGATAGGTTTTCTCTGACATGTTGACCTGCCTTCTGAGTGGTTGTGTTGAAGCAGTGTAGCAGTTCGCCATCGACACACTTAGCAGAATGACGCATTCCCCCTGGCTATTTTTTGTCACCTGGCGTTCAGCCGTTACGTTGAGGTGTATGATAGTCAACGTTGTTGAGCAGACGAACAGATGCTGCTCAGGCGGTATTGTTTTTGAGGTAAATTGCATGAGCAAAGGAACGACCAGTCAGGATGCCCCCTTCGGGACATTATTGGGCTATGCCCCCGGTGGTGTAGCGATCTACTCTTCAGATTACAGCTCCCTCGACCCAAGGGATTACGCCGACGACGCCGCGTTTCGCAGCTACATCGACAACGAATATATGGGTCATAAATGGCAGTGCGTTGAGTTTGCCCGCCGTTTCCTCTTCCTGAATTATGGTGTTGTGTTTACCGACGTCGGCATGGCGTGGGAGATATTCTCGCTGCGCTTTCTGCGCGAAGTGGTGAACGATAACATCCTACCGCTACAGGCCTTCCCGAACGGTTCACCTCGCGCGCCGGTTGCTGGTGCGTTGCTGATCTGGCAAAAAGGGGGTGAATTCAAAGACACCGGTCATGTGGCGATTATCACTCAGTTGCTGGAAAACAAAATCCGTATCGCTGAACAGAATGTCCTGCACACGCCGCTACCTCCCGGACAGCAGTGGACCCGTGAGCTGGAGATGGTGGTTGAGAATGGCTGCTACACGCTGAAAGATACTTTTGACGATACCACTATCCTGGGCTGGATGATTCAGACTGCTGATACTCAGTACAGTCTGCCGCAGCCGGAAATTGCCAATGATTCGTTGAAAATCCGTGGGGCGCGACTGGACGATCGCGGCCAGTTCGCTGGTAAATGGCTGAATGAGCAGGATCCCCTGCAAAAAGCCTATGTACTGGCTAACGGCCACGTGATTAACCGTGATCCTCACCAGTATTTCACGATTACCGAAAGTGCTGAGCAGGAGCTGATTAAAGCAACCAACGAATTGCATCTGATGTATCTGCATGCCACAGATAAGGTGCTGAAAGATGACAACCTGCTGGCACTGTTCGACATTCCCAAAATCCTCTGGCCGCGTCTACGTCTCTCCTGGCAGCGCCGCCGCCACCATATGATTACCGGGCGGATGGATTTTTGTATGGATGAGCGTGGGCTGAAGGTCTACGAATACAACGCCGATTCCGCTTCTTGTCATACAGAGGCTGGGTTGATCCTCGAACGCTGGGCGGAGCAGGGTTACACGGGGTCTGGACATAACCCGGCGGAAGGCTTGATTAACGAACTGGCGGGGGCGTGGAAGCACAGTCACGCGCGTCCGTTCGTGCATATCATGCAGGATAAGGATATCGAGGAAAACTACCACGCTCAGTTTATGCAGCAGGCGCTACACCAGGCCGGATTTGACACAAAAATCCTGCGTGGCCTGGATGGACTGCGCTGGGATGACGCGGGACAGTTGATTGACGACGAAAGCCGACTGGTGAACTGCGTATGGAAAACCTGGGCATGGGAGACAGCGATTGAACAGATCCGCGAAGTCAGCGAAACGGAATATGCCGCAGTGCCGATTCGTACCGGACATACCGAGCAGAAAGTGCGCTTGATTGACGTACTGTTGCGCCCGGAAGTACTGGTTTTCGAGCCGCTATGGACGGTGATCCCGGGGAACAAAGCGATCCTGCCGATTCTGTGGCAGCTTTTCCCGCATCATCGCTATCTGCTGGATACCGACTTCGTGGTGAATGAGGAACTGGCACAAACCGGCTATGCGGTGAAGCCTATTGCCGGACGCTGTGGCAGCAACATCGACCTGGTGAGCCATCAGGAGGAGTTGCTGGATAAAACCAGCGGTAAATTTGCTGAGCAGAAAAATATCTACCAACAGCTTTGGTGTTTGCCAAACGTGGCCGGTAAATATATCCAAGTATGCACTTTTACCGTCGGTGGCAACTACGGCGGAACCTGCCTGCGCGGCGACGACTCGTTGGTTATCAAGAAAGAGAGTGATATCGAACCGCTGATTGTAGAGAAAGCGTAAAAGCTGGCATATGACGGATGGCAGTATGGCTGCCATCCGGCAACACAACGGCATCAGTCGGTGTTCACGCACATGATCGCTGCGGTATAGGGCGTACTGATAAGCCAGGCGGAGGTAACCCTGATCTCGCGACGGATATGGTGAGTCTGGTTATGACAGTCGTCCTTGAGAATACCATTAATGCTGATTAGCCCTTCATCCCTCGGTTCTAAATCAAAGACGATAGTACCGCTAAACGTCTTTTGTTTCTGGTAATCAATCCATTTAACCGTCGCCGTACAATCGATTTTCTCTTCGGTGGAGCGGAAATACAAAAACAGCGCGCCTAATGAGGGATTCGGTACGGTACCGGTCAGTGAGCTATGGCTGGAAGGTGAAATTATTGGCCCGGCATCCTGCGTCATCAATGATGGCAATATTATTAACGTTGATATGCATTCCATCAATCGCAACGCGTTAACGCAGTGGGGGGATGAAACCCGAGCAGTATGTTGATGAGAATGTCAAAATAACCCTGAAATGCTCAAACGTGAATGAAGCAGTACAGGTTAAGCTTAAACTCAGCGCGAAAATCGTGGGTGCCGACCTGCCTGCCATACAGACCAGCAATCCTGACGTTGGCATTGTGCTTGAACATGAAAATAATAAAGTCGTACCTCAGCGCACTGAGATTACGGTGCCTGTTAATAATCAGTATGGTGAAATTGAGCTTCAGGCCTATCCGGTCAATGCCAGGGGCAAAATTCCTTCCAGCGGCCTGTTTGAGGCAACGGCGGGTCTGGATTTGATCTATAAGTAATGACGGATATCTGTTTCAGCGATGCACTCTCTGTCCTGATAATAATGCAGGGCGATGGTTAACTGGCATAAATCCTTAAACATGAAGGGATCCAGTGCCGTGATCTCTTTTATCTGATGAAGACGATAGTTCAGCGTATTGCGGTGAATGCCCAGATTTTGCGAAGTGGCATTTACTTCGGCATTGTTATTAATATAGGTAGACAGCGTTTTAAAGAGTGTTTTCCCGCTATTCGACGTCAGGATTTTGTTCAACTGGTGTTGGTAGTAAAGGGTGAAATGACTGCTTTTGGCTTCATTGAGCAAACCGTCGAACGCCAATTGTTTACCATTCACGATCCGCTGGTCAGAACATAAGGACTTCGCCTGGCTCTGCATCTCTTTTAGCATAAAGACAGAGCGACGAAATGCCTCTGGCTCGGTTGATTCCACGCCAATCGCAATCGTATAGTGGCTAAGCTGTGTTTCGAGGAACGCATTGATTTTGTCTACTATCAAATCCGAGCGTTTAGGTTCAGAGACCAGAAGCAGGATTTCATTATGGCTGAGCAGAATCACGTTCTGAGATTGCAGTATTTTCGATATTTCATTGAGAATATGGTCGATCGTTTTACCCAGTAAATTGCCGCCGGTTTCAATATTAATAAGGATGGGAATATAAGCGGCATCCAGGCAGATATTTTGCTGTTGAAGTTGCAATAAAATATCTTTTTTCCGTTTGGTGTCATCCTGCTCAATAAATTGCTTTATCAGCAAATCGCGGATGCGATACTGCCAGTTAATCTCCCGGATTTCTAATAGCTGTTTGACCAATAACTCGGCGGTCAGAATTGCCAGTTCAGCATAGCGACCTATCGCGACGGGGTTACCACTGATGCCAATGACCAGAGCCACCCGGTCATCGACAATGATCGGATGATTAATACCAGGCTGAACGTTTTGATACTTCGCGGCCTGTTGCGGGGTTTCGATCGTCATGCGCTGACGGTTTTTTATGACTTCGCAGGCGACTTCATGCCGCTCGCCGATCCGGTGATTCTCGCCAGAAGCAATGATAATCCCCTGATGATCGATAACGTTCACATTATGATGAATAATGTCCATTGCGCGTTTCACAATGGTATTGGCAAGTTCTGGCGAAATCAGCATGGCGTATCCTGTCAGTATCTGTTTCTCAATCATAATGTGAAATCGCGTATTTTTACGGGATCATCTTATGATTTATAGGCAAGCCCTGAACCAACGGTAAGCGTACGGATAAGAGATTCAGCCGTGTCGGCAAGCAGCTTTTGTACATTTTGCATCGCGTCATCCAGCGAAATTGGGCGCGGGCAGATCGACCACATTGCATCAATATGATGCTGATGGAGTAGGGAAGCCCCTTCACCGAGCGAGCCAGCGATAGCAATTACTGGTTTGTGATAGGCGGCAGCTAATGCGGCCACGCCGACTGGCGCCTTGCCGAAGCGGCTTTGTGCGTCCAGGCGCCCCTCTCCGGTGATGACCAGATCCGCTGCCTGAATGTATTTCTGTGCGTCTAAAAGCCCCAGTACCATTGAAATGCCGGGCTTGAGTTCGGCATGCGTGAACCAGAGTAAAGCGGCACCCATTCCTCCGGCAGCGCCTGAACCGGGAAGGGCATTAACATCTTTTCCTGATGCCTCAGTGAGTACGCGATGATAGTTTTCCATACCCCCTTCCAGCCGGGTGAGCTGTGCGTCATCGGCCCCTTTTTGCGGCCCGTAAATCCAGGTCGCGCCGTTTGGCCCAAGAAGCGGATTGCTCACATCACAGGAAACGTCAAACTGCGCAGTGGAGATAGCCGGATGCAGTTGGCTACTATCAATCCGCGCAACGCGTATCAAATCTTCACCGCAGGCTGGCGCTGAAAGTAACCGGTTGTTTTGGTCATAAAAACGCACGCCAAGCGCCTGGGCGAAACCGATACCGCCGTCGTTTGTCGCGCTTCCGCCTAGCCCTATAATGAGATGCCTGGCACCATTATCCAGCGCGTGCTTGACCAGTTCACCAAGGCCATAAGAGCTGGCCTTTGATGCATTGCGCATCGCTTTTAGCGTTAGCTCCAGGCCACATGCCTGAGCCATCTCGATAATAGCCTTTTGTCCATCTACCTTGAGATACTTAGCTTCTACGCGCTGCCCGTAGGGGCCGGTAACTTCTAGCGTGCATATCTCTTTTCCTGATAACAAGGGGCTCTCCTGGAGCACCTGTAATAACCCTTCTCCACCATCGGTGATGGGAAGTTGGCAGACCGTAATATCGCTACGATAGCGCGTAATGCCGTGAGCAATGGCCTCGCAGGCCTGCGAGGCGCTGCAACTGCCTTTAAAGGAGTCAATGGCGATGACAATATTCATTCTTTATCCTTAATGACGCGGGATGGAAATAGCCGGAGGCGTGCGCCTCCGACTCTGTTGTTACCGTTCGCGTTCAAACAGCATCGAGATCCCTTGACCGCCGCCAATACACATCGTGGCTAAGCCCGTGTTGACACCGCGACGCTCCATTTCATACATCAATTTAACGGAGATGATGGCACCGCTGGCACCAACCGGGTGACCGAGCGCAATCGCACCCCCATTGACGTTCACTTTTGCCGGGTCGAGCTTCAGATCGTTGATAACGGCGAGAGACTGCGCGGCAAAGGCTTCGTTAAGTTCAATAAGATCCACATCGTGGACAGACATATTGAGCTTTTTCATGAGCTTCTTCGTCGCGGGAGCCGGGCCAAAGCCCATGATTTCCGCCTCGCAGCCCGCCACTGCCCAGCCGCGTACTACCATACGAACCGGGAGCCCTAATTCCTCCGCCTTGGCTCGCGTAGTCAGTACCAGCGCGCCCGCACCGTCGTTAATCCCCGACGATGTGGCTGCGGTGACCGTCCCGTCCGCTTTAAAGGCGGGTTTAAGCTGGGCATATTTTTCCCTTGGCGTATCGCGCGGGTGCTCATCTACGCTGAAAAGACGCGTGGTTTTTCCTTCCCGCACCTCAATGGGCAGGATCTGTGACTCAAAATGTCCAGCCTGAATGGCCGCCAGCGCCTTTTGCTGGCTGTTCCATGCAAACTCATCCATATCATTGCGGGTAATGTTAAAGCGTTCCGCCACGAATTCTGCGGTCATGCCATTGTGATAAGGGCCTTCTGGCCAGGTCAGAATTGAAATGATGCCATCCTGCAGTTCGCCATCGCCCAGGCGGTAGCCGTAGCGCGCCTTACGGATGTAGTGGGGGAGCTGCGTCATGTTCTCTGTGCCGCAGGCAACGGTAATTTCCGCATTGCCCGTTTGCAGTTCCATCATGCAGTCCGCAATCGCCTGCAGACCCGAACCGCACTGGCGGTTCACGGAATAGGCGGTTGTTTCGTTGGGTAATCCGGCACGTAGCTGGCACACGCGGGCGATGAAGCCGCTTTCGGCGATTTGGCCGACGTTGCCCACCACGACTTCATCAATCTGCTCAGGTTTAAGACCGGCTCTCAGTACGGCATCCCGAATGACGGCTGCACCCAGATCGTGTTGATGAACATCCTTAAAACTTCCTCCCATTGTGCCAATGGCGGTACGAACGCCGCTGACGACAACAATATCGTTTGGCTTTTTCATTTTTTATCCCCTTAAAGCACCATGCCGCCGCCGACGTTAATGACTTCACCATTGATATAACGCGCCCCTTCAGAGGCCAGAAATGCTACGCAATGACCAACATCCTGCGGATCGCCTGCATAGCCCGCAGGGATCTTGCTAACCATGATGTCCCAGACCTTTTCCGGCACGCCCTTCGTCATGTCGGTTTCGATAAAACCGGGGCAAATAGCGTTGACGGTGATGCCCTTACGGGCCAGTTCGCGACAGGCTGTTTTCGTTAATCCCACCACGCCTGCCTTGGAGGCGGCATAGTTGGCCTGGCCGACGTTGCCCAGCCAGCTGGCGGAAGAAATATTGATGATGCGTCCATACCCGCGCTCTCTCATGCGAACAACGGCTTCCTGCATGCAGTTGAACGTGCCTTTGAGATTGACGTCCATCACCAGATCCCAGTTTTCTTCGGTGAGCTTATGCAGCATGGCGTCCCGGTTAATACCGGCGTTGTTGACCAGAATATCGATAGTGCCGAGCGTCTCTTCTGCTTCGATAAACAGGCGATTTACCTCCTCGCGTTTTGCAATATTGCAGGGAATAAAAACCGCCTTATGACCCGCGCGGATAAATTCCTGAGCGGTTTTTTCGCCACCCTCTTTATCCACATCGCAGATAACGACCGCTGCGCCTTGTGCGGCAAGAACCTGTGCGATACCACGCCCGAGGCCGCGGCTTGCGCCCGTAACAAGGGCGACTTTGTTGCTTAATGACATAGGACACTCCTGAGTAGGTTGAATCTGTTTAGCGGCCATTCACCGGAGAGAGCGTTTGCGCAAGGCCGAAGTTTTCTTCGCTGAACAGTGCGGCGTCCATCAGAGTGAGTGGTTCGGCAATCAGCGGTCTGAATTCCATCTGCTGCAATATGTCTTTTTCCAGATCGATGCCGGGCGCAATTTCCGTCAGCATCGGGCCGCGTTCGGTGAGTTCGAAGACCGCGCGTTCAGTAACCAGATGCATTTTTTGTCCCTTCGCGCGGGCGATTTCCCCGTTGTAAGAGATTTGATTGATTGTTTTCACCAGCTTCTTCACCGCGCCTTCGCGGACGATGTTGACCCGGCCGTCACGGAATTCGACCTCCAGCCCCTTCGCGGTAAACGTCGAACAGAACACGACGTGGCGGGCGTTCTGGGTGATGTCGATAAAGCCGCCTGCGCCCGTACACCGGTCGCCCATTTTGGTGGCGTTGATGTGGCCATTGGCGTCCATTTCTCCGGCTCCCATGTAGGTGATATCGACACCGGTGCCGTTGTAATAAAGCATCTGCTCCTGATGATTGATCATCGCCGTCAGGTTTTTTCCGATGCCAAAGTCGATGCCACCAGCCTGAATGCCGCCATAAATACCTGACTCGACGGTAATCGTGATGTCGTCATTAACGCCTTCTTCATGGATGATTGTGCCAATGACGTCGTTCGGAATGCCGGTCCCGAGATTGATGACGCAGCCGGGATGGAGAAACTGGCAGGCCCGGCGGCCAATCGCTTTGCGCACGCTGAGAGGTAATCTTTCCGTTTCCCCGACCGGGGCGATGAGATTTCCGCAATAGGCCGGGTCATAGAACCAGGAGGCGGTCTGGCGATGATCTTCCTGCGGATTGTCGCAGAGCACGATCGCATCGATGAAATTACCCGGCACAACCACCTGCTTAGGATGGAGCGTTCCCTTTTGCGCGAGGTTTTTCACCTGGGCGATAACCCTGCCGCCAAATCGCCGGGCCGCAAGAACCGCCTGAATGAGCTCAAGCTTCATCGCTTCTTCTTCGCAGGTCAGGTTGCCGTCCGTATCGGCTGTGGTGCCGCGAATAATGACCACATCCAGCGGAATGGCGGGATAGAACAGATACTCCTCGCCGCGCATCGTGACGACCTCAACCAGATGAGGCAGGCGGCGGGTTCTGGCATTCATTTGCCCACCTTCCTGACGTGGGTCGATAAAGGTGCCCAGACCGACCCTGGACAGATAGCCGGGTTGACCGGCGGCCATCGCGGCATAGAGATGCACGATTTGACCCTGGGGTAAGCAGAACGCCTCAACGCTGTCCGAGGCGATGCGTTCCATCCAGCGGGGGGCCAATCCCCAGTGGGAGCCGATGATGCGCTTGACCATTCCCTGGTGAACAAAGTGTTGGTTACCACGGTCACGGTTAGACTGACCGGCTGAGTGAATAAAGGTCAGATCGTGCGGTGATCCCGTCTCAAGAAAGCGCGTCTCCAGCGCCTTGAGGATAGACTCGGCGGCACCGATCAGCGTCATACCCACCGTACAGACGGTTTCGCCATCCTGAATAAGTTCTGCGGCCTGTTGCGCCGTGATAACTTTGCTTTTCATAAATCCTCTGTCATACGTCCAGGTTAAGACTATCCGTGTTGTTCGGTCGCCGGGTTATTACGCGGTTCACAAGCGTCATTTTCACGGCTTTGGCTGGTGTCTTTAACGCTGGGCGGTTGTTTAACGATGG from Citrobacter sp. RHB25-C09 harbors:
- a CDS encoding CoA-transferase; its protein translation is MKSKVITAQQAAELIQDGETVCTVGMTLIGAAESILKALETRFLETGSPHDLTFIHSAGQSNRDRGNQHFVHQGMVKRIIGSHWGLAPRWMERIASDSVEAFCLPQGQIVHLYAAMAAGQPGYLSRVGLGTFIDPRQEGGQMNARTRRLPHLVEVVTMRGEEYLFYPAIPLDVVIIRGTTADTDGNLTCEEEAMKLELIQAVLAARRFGGRVIAQVKNLAQKGTLHPKQVVVPGNFIDAIVLCDNPQEDHRQTASWFYDPAYCGNLIAPVGETERLPLSVRKAIGRRACQFLHPGCVINLGTGIPNDVIGTIIHEEGVNDDITITVESGIYGGIQAGGIDFGIGKNLTAMINHQEQMLYYNGTGVDITYMGAGEMDANGHINATKMGDRCTGAGGFIDITQNARHVVFCSTFTAKGLEVEFRDGRVNIVREGAVKKLVKTINQISYNGEIARAKGQKMHLVTERAVFELTERGPMLTEIAPGIDLEKDILQQMEFRPLIAEPLTLMDAALFSEENFGLAQTLSPVNGR